One SAR86 cluster bacterium genomic window carries:
- a CDS encoding L-fucose/L-arabinose isomerase family protein, giving the protein MKIGLFSIGLDTYWDQFDGLLNNLEGYHGEISKKLNGMGADIVDLGMVDNTEKAQFAAKEFKQADVEIIFLFVSTYALSSTVLPVVQKAKVPIVILNLQPVAQLDYKSFNALGDRGVMTGKWLEHCQSCSLPELASVFNRAGVEYQIVSGYLQEDYVWQEINDWVDAARVALAMRTNRVGVLGNYYGGMLDVYSDLTQQSAVFGNHFEMLEMCELFEFRKSVTKQELEDKINEFGNKFNVSEECDHSEIERAAKTSVALDKLINEHKLGSLAYYYEGSGEYEDIVTSLIAGNTLLTGRNVPSAGECEIKNVQAMKIMDLFGAGGSFSEFYLSDYVDDVVYLGHDGPAHFAIAEGKVSLVPLPVYHGKPGNGLSIQMTVKHGPITILSVVQHRNGKISLQFVEGESVEGPVLAIGNTNSRYKFPMGARDFMNEWSIGGPSHHCAIGVGHIGDKLEKLSKILGIESHWLK; this is encoded by the coding sequence ATGAAAATTGGACTTTTCTCTATAGGCCTTGATACATATTGGGATCAATTCGATGGATTATTGAATAATCTAGAGGGATATCATGGCGAAATAAGCAAAAAGTTAAATGGTATGGGTGCAGATATCGTTGATTTAGGCATGGTAGATAATACTGAAAAGGCACAATTTGCAGCTAAAGAGTTTAAACAAGCTGACGTAGAAATTATTTTTCTTTTCGTTTCAACCTATGCTTTATCATCTACCGTTTTGCCTGTTGTTCAAAAGGCAAAAGTTCCAATCGTGATACTTAATTTACAGCCCGTCGCACAATTAGATTACAAATCTTTCAATGCTCTTGGTGACAGAGGTGTAATGACAGGTAAGTGGTTAGAGCATTGTCAATCATGTTCATTACCAGAACTGGCATCAGTATTTAATAGAGCTGGAGTAGAGTATCAAATAGTTTCTGGGTACCTGCAAGAAGATTATGTTTGGCAAGAGATAAATGATTGGGTTGATGCTGCAAGGGTTGCTTTGGCTATGAGAACCAATCGTGTAGGAGTTTTAGGTAACTATTACGGCGGAATGCTTGATGTTTACAGCGACCTTACCCAACAATCTGCTGTATTTGGGAATCATTTTGAAATGCTTGAGATGTGTGAACTGTTTGAATTTCGTAAATCTGTAACAAAGCAAGAATTGGAAGATAAGATAAATGAATTTGGAAACAAATTTAATGTATCAGAGGAGTGTGATCATTCAGAAATAGAGAGAGCTGCAAAGACTTCAGTAGCTTTAGATAAGTTAATAAATGAGCATAAACTTGGTTCTCTAGCTTACTACTATGAGGGCTCTGGCGAATATGAAGATATTGTAACTTCACTTATTGCTGGAAATACTCTTCTTACAGGAAGAAATGTACCTAGTGCCGGTGAGTGTGAAATTAAAAATGTTCAAGCAATGAAAATAATGGATCTATTCGGCGCTGGAGGATCTTTTTCTGAATTTTATTTATCAGATTATGTTGATGATGTTGTATATCTTGGACATGATGGTCCTGCGCATTTTGCAATTGCAGAGGGAAAAGTTTCCCTTGTCCCACTACCTGTATATCATGGCAAACCTGGAAATGGTTTATCTATTCAAATGACGGTAAAGCATGGACCGATAACTATTCTTTCAGTTGTTCAGCATCGAAATGGAAAAATTTCCCTTCAATTTGTTGAAGGAGAATCAGTAGAGGGTCCTGTTCTTGCAATAGGTAACACCAATAGCAGATACAAATTTCCAATGGGAGCAAGAGATTTTATGAATGAATGGTCTATAGGTGGTCCTTCACATCACTGTGCTATTGGAGTTGGCCACATAGGCGATAAACTAGAAAAGCTTTCTAAAATATTAGGAATTGAATCCCACTGGCTAAAATAA
- a CDS encoding TonB-dependent receptor, which produces MIFKCIKDLKVLNIFLLLAPVFLFSSLAFGQADDEDENIEEVVVTGYKASLKTATDVKKNSDRIVDSIVALDVGKLPDSNVAEALQRVTGIQIDRDRGEGSRVAIRGLSADLNRAEINGMAFAGTGTSREADFRNIPSDFISRIDVIKSPTASMTDGAVGGWINIITRRPFDEEGMQFLGSLKMRGGPGIDTTVSDEYSPETSFFVSNTFNEQFGASFTYHGVQHDSRADILEDLFWSYYDVDGDGNSEYFPHLPRYFQSIVTEERSAYIGAAQFRPNDDLELILDLTHSERDNQVHNFVNNFINWVAPATNIVERDDTIVGYDVSNAWFQTLSSEFDELRETDTVSLTTKWNYSDDVNVSGLFGSSAGTYDNPLFNAVPMTPTTGPVSFSQHGSDNIWQSDFDYSFGSNAANLPWFLMTHSQQLIEQDESLAQIDIEYLVDMGAINSFEFGVQSRGTSFDSVGVELPRNFFGLDAARAHVGNDAVYDAFLANVMVLIPGSFGDIYSSNPPGIPSTFYVPDTDLVNSVFYTAAELEALRNYDESILTYGKVWNIEESITAAYIQTNFESVWEGMPLSGNFGIRWVTTETDTNGYGNADKNDPVSFDGKYSDVLPALNLRLDISDTLTARLAWSSVISRPTITDLVPRLTYNSVQLEASGGNPELDPFRADQVDVILEYYPSDDTAFAAGLFFKEVESFVENQIVARDLFGDGQIYRFSTPVNGKGAEIKGLEVSASHNFAAFDGLGVLANYTYVDSTSMSTSQITGENLPFPGLSEVSYNLAVFYEKDGISSRVAYNYRDEHLLTSTGSGVFPAVSPVFIDEYASLDASTSYSFNVQDIPVSVFVSGINLTDSYSRHIGQGGFNRNVASIAWGPMYEFGVRVSF; this is translated from the coding sequence ATGATTTTCAAATGTATAAAGGACCTAAAGGTTCTGAATATTTTTCTTTTACTAGCTCCAGTATTTTTGTTTTCCAGCTTAGCTTTTGGACAAGCTGATGATGAAGATGAAAATATTGAAGAAGTTGTAGTTACTGGTTATAAAGCCAGTTTAAAGACAGCGACAGATGTTAAAAAGAACTCTGATCGTATTGTCGATTCGATAGTTGCATTGGATGTAGGTAAACTTCCAGACTCAAATGTCGCAGAAGCACTTCAACGTGTTACCGGTATTCAGATCGATAGAGATCGAGGTGAGGGTTCTCGTGTAGCAATTAGAGGTCTCAGTGCTGATTTAAATCGTGCTGAAATTAATGGAATGGCATTTGCTGGTACTGGAACAAGTAGGGAAGCTGACTTTAGAAATATCCCTTCAGACTTCATTTCACGTATTGATGTAATTAAATCGCCTACAGCAAGCATGACTGACGGTGCTGTGGGTGGCTGGATTAACATTATTACTCGACGTCCTTTTGACGAAGAGGGAATGCAATTTTTAGGTTCATTAAAAATGAGAGGTGGCCCAGGAATAGATACAACTGTTTCTGATGAATACTCTCCTGAAACTAGCTTCTTTGTTAGCAATACTTTTAATGAACAGTTTGGTGCATCATTCACTTATCATGGAGTACAGCATGACTCCAGAGCAGATATTCTAGAGGACTTATTTTGGTCTTACTATGATGTAGATGGCGACGGAAACAGTGAATATTTCCCACACTTACCAAGATATTTCCAAAGTATAGTTACTGAAGAACGTAGCGCTTACATTGGAGCTGCTCAATTTAGACCAAACGATGACTTAGAGTTAATTTTGGATCTAACACACAGTGAAAGAGATAACCAAGTACATAATTTTGTAAATAATTTTATTAACTGGGTTGCACCAGCAACAAACATTGTTGAAAGAGATGACACAATTGTTGGATATGATGTGTCTAATGCTTGGTTTCAAACACTTTCCTCTGAGTTTGATGAGCTCAGAGAAACTGATACAGTTTCACTTACTACAAAATGGAATTATTCTGATGATGTAAATGTCAGCGGACTGTTTGGTTCATCTGCAGGAACATACGATAATCCACTATTTAATGCTGTGCCTATGACTCCTACAACAGGACCTGTAAGCTTCAGTCAACATGGAAGTGATAACATTTGGCAGTCTGACTTTGACTACAGTTTTGGTTCAAATGCTGCCAACTTACCTTGGTTTTTAATGACCCACTCTCAACAACTTATTGAACAGGATGAGAGCTTAGCTCAAATCGATATTGAGTACTTGGTTGATATGGGAGCAATAAACTCATTTGAGTTTGGAGTACAATCTCGAGGTACATCCTTTGATAGTGTTGGAGTAGAATTGCCAAGGAACTTCTTTGGCCTTGATGCTGCAAGAGCTCATGTTGGGAATGATGCTGTTTATGATGCTTTTCTAGCAAATGTAATGGTTCTTATTCCTGGTTCTTTTGGCGACATATATAGTTCAAACCCTCCAGGAATTCCAAGTACATTTTATGTTCCAGATACTGATTTGGTTAATAGCGTATTTTATACAGCCGCTGAATTAGAGGCTCTTAGAAACTATGATGAATCAATACTTACTTATGGAAAGGTATGGAATATCGAAGAATCCATTACAGCTGCTTATATTCAAACAAACTTTGAATCAGTTTGGGAGGGCATGCCTCTATCAGGTAATTTTGGAATCAGATGGGTAACTACTGAAACAGATACCAATGGTTATGGTAATGCTGATAAAAATGACCCAGTGTCATTTGATGGTAAATATTCAGATGTCTTGCCAGCTTTAAATTTAAGGTTGGATATAAGTGATACTTTGACAGCTAGACTTGCTTGGTCAAGTGTAATTTCAAGACCGACAATTACTGATCTTGTTCCTAGACTAACCTATAATTCAGTTCAATTAGAGGCTTCTGGTGGTAACCCAGAGTTAGATCCATTTAGAGCAGATCAAGTTGATGTTATTCTTGAATACTACCCATCAGATGACACAGCTTTTGCTGCTGGACTTTTCTTTAAAGAAGTTGAGTCTTTTGTAGAAAATCAAATTGTTGCAAGAGATCTATTTGGTGACGGTCAAATTTACAGATTCTCAACTCCTGTAAATGGAAAAGGAGCTGAAATAAAAGGCCTTGAAGTATCTGCAAGTCATAACTTTGCAGCATTCGATGGGCTTGGTGTGCTTGCTAACTATACTTATGTAGACAGTACTTCAATGTCTACTAGTCAGATTACTGGAGAAAATTTACCTTTCCCTGGTTTATCTGAAGTTAGTTATAACTTAGCTGTTTTTTATGAAAAAGATGGTATCAGCTCAAGGGTAGCATACAACTATCGCGACGAACACTTGTTGACAAGTACTGGTTCTGGAGTGTTTCCAGCAGTAAGTCCAGTTTTCATTGATGAGTATGCATCTTTAGATGCTAGCACTAGCTACTCATTTAATGTACAGGATATCCCTGTATCAGTGTTTGTTTCAGGTATAAACCTTACAGATTCGTATTCTCGTCATATTGGTCAAGGCGGATTTAATAGAAACGTTGCATCCATTGCATGGGGACCTATGTACGAATTTGGAGTGAGGGTTTCATTTTAA
- a CDS encoding glycosyl hydrolase, whose protein sequence is MVNWQILILTLSITACQPNVQKLESNESIVESDALSKNFLIPPNSTRPGVYWYFMDGNQNRDEMTADLEAMARAGIGKVVFLEVNIGVPRGPVNFMSEEWQDNFVHAVKTTKRLGIELILGTGPGWAGSGGPWVKPEDSMQHLVAGVTEISGPKSFKSKLAVPKPPKPNYFAGMSEQWIKVREDWYEDVSVLAFPTPSDDVVIDKLDLKTLKETQPYSIWKHIPRYVRSDATYKELKEESVINQDMIIDLSNLMLADGTLEWEVPEGNWTIMRFVSRTTGQTTRPAPTPGHGFETDKFNPESYEKHWNNFQQKLLDRIGPRELSSSWTRIHLDSWEMSSQNWSKSFQEEFINRRGYDPKPFYPAYAGMVVDSLEKTERFLWDLRKTAQELVIENYVEVIKAKAHEHDMAYSNQPYDMNPAGNLDLGSVADIPSCEFWDYRNSDLVDSLYSCIEATSIAHTMGKSEVPVEAFTSVIPNRFHAYPGQMKNQTDWALAFGVTNFIFHTFQHQPLGNEALPGMSMGPHGSNWHRHQNWWDMLPAYHDYISRSSYLLQQGVTVSDILYLTPEGVPHIFWPPADALLGTGLLKDKRGYGFDAVSPRILINRASIKDGQIAFKNASSYKVMILPKLDTMTPETLEAIIGFVEEGATIIGNPPIKSPSLVNYPDSDAKVVELATELWGSLDLPVSLTARKVGKGTVYWGQDIYLKKDDEEEFYPSYVKTANLLKEIGLDEDFSVGGAPIRFTHRKTNDRDIYFVANTSDSIISVDADFRVSGMTPELWHSETGERRSLPNFIDRGDKTTIPLQFEAHESYFVVFGKDDKGFPSNGKNFQTFNDVKLVDGEWSVSFDPKRGGPENIIFESLVDWKDHTEPGVKHYSGKATYTKTFDVQAEIKPKDNYFIELGPTYEMARVTLNGEDLGTVWTSPWRLPTKTALKSKANILKVEVANSWENRLIGDTLAEDKDVRTLKWSSGLLEGKEYKAGRYTFTTYLKAASDFGDIKLEPPKLQPSGLIGPVKIVKVDQSNQ, encoded by the coding sequence ATGGTCAATTGGCAAATTTTAATTTTGACCCTTTCAATTACAGCATGCCAACCTAATGTTCAAAAATTAGAATCAAATGAATCCATTGTTGAAAGTGACGCTCTTTCTAAAAATTTTCTTATTCCTCCTAACAGCACAAGACCTGGCGTGTATTGGTATTTTATGGACGGAAACCAAAATCGTGATGAAATGACTGCTGATCTTGAGGCTATGGCTCGCGCGGGCATAGGAAAAGTTGTATTTCTTGAGGTAAATATTGGTGTGCCAAGAGGTCCTGTAAATTTCATGAGTGAAGAATGGCAAGATAATTTTGTTCATGCTGTGAAAACAACAAAACGTCTAGGAATAGAACTTATTTTAGGTACAGGTCCTGGTTGGGCTGGAAGTGGAGGTCCATGGGTGAAACCTGAAGATTCAATGCAACATTTAGTTGCTGGTGTAACAGAAATTTCTGGTCCAAAAAGTTTTAAAAGTAAACTTGCTGTACCGAAGCCTCCTAAACCAAATTATTTTGCAGGTATGAGTGAACAATGGATAAAGGTTCGTGAAGATTGGTATGAAGATGTTTCTGTTCTTGCTTTTCCCACACCATCAGATGATGTAGTCATTGATAAACTTGATCTGAAAACATTAAAAGAGACACAGCCTTATTCAATTTGGAAACATATTCCTCGATATGTACGTTCAGATGCAACATACAAGGAACTCAAAGAAGAAAGTGTTATTAATCAAGATATGATTATTGATTTATCTAATCTGATGTTAGCGGATGGAACATTAGAATGGGAAGTGCCAGAAGGAAATTGGACAATTATGCGTTTTGTTTCACGCACCACAGGCCAAACTACAAGACCTGCTCCTACACCAGGACATGGTTTTGAAACTGATAAATTTAATCCTGAATCCTATGAGAAACATTGGAACAACTTTCAACAAAAGCTATTAGATCGTATAGGGCCAAGAGAGTTAAGTAGTAGTTGGACTCGTATTCATTTAGATAGTTGGGAAATGAGTTCTCAAAATTGGTCGAAATCATTTCAAGAAGAATTCATTAATCGCCGAGGTTATGATCCAAAACCTTTTTACCCAGCTTATGCAGGTATGGTAGTAGATAGTTTAGAGAAAACAGAGAGGTTCTTATGGGATTTACGTAAAACTGCACAGGAGCTAGTCATTGAAAATTATGTTGAGGTAATCAAAGCAAAGGCACATGAGCATGATATGGCGTACTCAAACCAACCTTACGATATGAATCCAGCAGGAAATCTTGATCTTGGTTCAGTTGCTGATATTCCAAGTTGTGAATTTTGGGATTACCGAAATAGTGATTTGGTTGATAGTCTTTATAGCTGTATTGAAGCAACAAGTATCGCTCATACAATGGGCAAGTCAGAGGTGCCAGTTGAAGCCTTCACTTCTGTAATACCAAATCGTTTTCACGCATATCCCGGACAAATGAAAAATCAAACTGACTGGGCACTCGCATTTGGAGTAACTAATTTTATTTTTCATACATTCCAACATCAGCCTTTAGGGAATGAGGCATTGCCTGGAATGTCTATGGGACCTCATGGATCAAATTGGCATCGTCACCAAAATTGGTGGGACATGCTTCCTGCATATCACGATTACATTAGTCGTTCATCATACCTTTTGCAGCAAGGAGTTACTGTTTCAGATATCTTATATTTAACACCAGAGGGCGTACCACATATCTTCTGGCCACCCGCAGATGCATTATTGGGAACCGGACTATTGAAGGATAAACGTGGCTATGGATTTGACGCTGTATCACCACGTATTTTAATCAACCGAGCCTCTATTAAAGATGGTCAAATTGCTTTCAAGAATGCATCGAGCTACAAAGTAATGATTTTACCTAAATTGGATACTATGACACCTGAAACTCTTGAGGCAATCATTGGTTTTGTTGAAGAAGGTGCAACCATAATTGGAAATCCACCAATTAAATCACCTAGTCTTGTTAATTATCCCGATAGTGATGCAAAGGTGGTAGAGCTTGCAACAGAGTTATGGGGCAGTCTAGATCTACCTGTATCTTTAACGGCGCGAAAAGTAGGAAAAGGTACAGTTTATTGGGGACAAGATATTTACCTCAAGAAAGATGATGAAGAGGAGTTTTATCCTTCATATGTTAAAACAGCTAATCTTTTAAAAGAGATCGGACTTGATGAAGATTTTTCAGTTGGAGGAGCACCCATTAGATTTACTCATCGAAAAACAAATGACCGAGATATTTATTTTGTCGCAAATACTTCCGACAGCATAATAAGTGTTGATGCAGATTTTCGTGTATCTGGCATGACACCAGAATTATGGCATTCTGAAACAGGCGAAAGAAGAAGTCTACCAAACTTTATTGATAGAGGGGATAAAACAACTATACCATTGCAATTTGAAGCGCATGAAAGCTATTTTGTTGTTTTTGGAAAAGATGATAAAGGGTTTCCATCTAACGGTAAAAATTTCCAAACTTTTAATGATGTAAAACTTGTTGATGGAGAGTGGTCTGTTTCATTTGATCCTAAACGTGGTGGCCCAGAAAATATTATTTTTGAGAGCTTGGTTGATTGGAAGGATCATACAGAGCCTGGGGTAAAACACTACTCAGGCAAAGCAACATATACCAAAACATTCGATGTACAAGCAGAAATAAAACCAAAAGATAACTACTTTATAGAGCTTGGCCCAACATATGAAATGGCAAGAGTTACCCTTAACGGTGAAGACTTAGGTACTGTTTGGACATCGCCATGGAGGTTGCCTACTAAAACTGCTCTTAAATCTAAAGCTAATATTCTTAAAGTCGAAGTCGCCAATTCTTGGGAAAATCGTTTAATTGGAGATACTTTAGCTGAGGATAAAGATGTCCGCACATTGAAATGGTCTTCAGGTCTTCTAGAAGGTAAAGAATATAAGGCAGGTCGTTACACTTTTACTACATACCTAAAGGCGGCATCTGACTTTGGTGATATTAAACTAGAGCCGCCAAAACTCCAGCCATCTGGACTTATTGGGCCTGTAAAGATCGTTAAAGTAGATCAAAGTAATCAATGA
- a CDS encoding L-rhamnose/proton symporter RhaT, with protein MDALTPAESSPFLGVLLHAVGGLAAASFYIPFKKVVGWSWETFWIIGGFFSWIAAPWALALIIVPQTLEVLAQADLSSIFWTFLFGMLWGVGGLTFGLTLRYLGIGLGYCLVLGISAVLGTLVPPLFSGELFNIVKTTSGQVLLLGVFICLSGIALSGKSGIRKEKELSENKEIVDSSEFGFIKGTLIALFSGIMSSFMAYAFVAGKPIADLTVEFGGPSLWQNLPVLIVVLAGGFVTNLIWCAILSYRNNTWKEFFGVSKSEDGSVLTLTSSTIFVNVIFCAIAGTTWYLQFFFYGAGTTLMGEYEFSSWSLHMASIIIFSTFWGLALREWKGVSRETQTWNIAGLSVLILSMIVIGWGNTLSTNALVN; from the coding sequence ATGGATGCTTTAACACCAGCAGAGTCATCTCCATTTTTGGGGGTCCTCCTCCATGCTGTTGGGGGTTTGGCTGCAGCAAGTTTTTATATACCATTTAAAAAGGTTGTAGGTTGGTCTTGGGAAACTTTTTGGATCATAGGTGGTTTTTTTAGTTGGATTGCTGCGCCTTGGGCACTTGCATTAATTATTGTTCCGCAAACCTTAGAAGTATTAGCACAAGCTGATTTAAGTTCTATATTTTGGACATTTCTTTTTGGAATGTTATGGGGTGTTGGCGGACTTACCTTTGGTTTAACTTTACGTTATTTAGGTATTGGATTAGGTTACTGTTTAGTATTAGGTATAAGTGCTGTCCTTGGAACGCTTGTTCCACCATTATTTAGTGGAGAATTATTTAATATAGTTAAAACAACATCTGGCCAAGTTCTGTTACTTGGTGTGTTTATTTGCTTAAGTGGCATTGCATTGAGTGGAAAATCGGGCATTAGAAAAGAAAAAGAGCTCTCAGAGAATAAAGAAATTGTCGATAGTAGTGAATTTGGTTTCATTAAAGGTACATTGATTGCTTTATTTTCAGGGATAATGAGTTCATTTATGGCTTATGCATTTGTAGCAGGAAAACCAATTGCAGATTTAACAGTTGAATTTGGTGGACCTTCATTATGGCAAAATTTACCTGTTTTGATTGTGGTGCTTGCAGGTGGGTTTGTAACAAATTTAATTTGGTGCGCAATATTATCTTATAGAAACAATACTTGGAAAGAATTTTTTGGCGTATCAAAATCTGAGGATGGAAGTGTATTAACACTTACTTCGTCTACGATTTTTGTAAATGTCATTTTTTGTGCGATAGCTGGAACTACATGGTATTTACAATTCTTCTTTTACGGTGCAGGAACAACATTAATGGGAGAATATGAGTTTTCTAGTTGGAGTCTACATATGGCAAGTATAATTATCTTCAGCACTTTTTGGGGCTTAGCCCTTCGTGAATGGAAAGGTGTAAGTAGAGAAACTCAAACCTGGAATATAGCAGGTTTGTCTGTATTAATTTTGAGCATGATTGTAATTGGTTGGGGAAATACACTTTCGACAAATGCTTTGGTAAACTGA
- a CDS encoding nucleoside transporter, translating to MQDSNSSDFSPITPDKLQPGKKFAANYAGEHVAGTEFVIGALFVSWGVSTFDILIGLLLGNFLAVLTWALVTAPIATDTRLTLYAYLEKIAGRGTIKLYSIVNCILFSILAGAMITVSASAIRIPFGIPAQVEWYPTSSAFVLVALAVGAIVVYVAVKGFRGVARFAEICAPWMILMFVVGAIATLPVLISATQGVENIVSFSDFLIVANEHIYVSRESEYGFWHVAAFAWICNLSMHGAMGDMTLLRYARKSSYGYFSALGMFIGHYIAWVCAGIMGAGAAILLGTSISQLDAGGVAFQSLGFAGIIAVVIAGWTTSNPTIYRAGLAFQSLFPKLSREKATTIVGVITTIIACFPFVFTKLIDFVGFMGILLAPVGAVIVAEHWLFSNLGLTRYWSKYKGNSTNYAALFTWIASMILALYLEGAGIIHLFFLLIPIWIFATFLYIFLASKLGAKEKYEEALKFEKIELNRKHEESKYLKENDVSNFTQDQFKPANLSSRVCEIVSYLALGICALLAFFAYNGGDIGQFKSMLFMVTIIYFISAVIWARINRTTS from the coding sequence ATGCAAGATTCAAATTCTTCTGATTTCTCACCAATTACACCAGATAAATTACAACCAGGTAAAAAATTTGCAGCTAACTATGCTGGCGAACACGTAGCTGGAACAGAGTTTGTTATTGGTGCTCTGTTTGTTTCTTGGGGAGTGTCTACTTTTGATATTTTGATTGGCTTATTGCTAGGAAATTTTTTAGCAGTATTGACATGGGCTCTTGTTACAGCGCCAATAGCGACTGATACACGCCTAACTCTCTATGCATACCTTGAGAAAATTGCTGGTCGTGGAACTATAAAATTATATAGCATTGTAAATTGCATTTTATTTTCAATTTTAGCTGGCGCGATGATAACAGTTTCTGCATCTGCGATTCGGATTCCATTTGGTATACCCGCACAAGTTGAATGGTACCCTACAAGTAGTGCCTTTGTTCTTGTTGCACTAGCAGTTGGAGCTATAGTTGTCTATGTTGCTGTTAAAGGATTTAGAGGAGTGGCAAGATTCGCTGAGATCTGTGCCCCTTGGATGATTTTGATGTTTGTAGTTGGGGCAATAGCTACTTTACCAGTTCTTATATCTGCAACTCAGGGAGTGGAAAATATTGTTTCATTTTCAGATTTTTTGATTGTGGCTAATGAACATATATATGTATCCAGAGAATCTGAATACGGTTTTTGGCACGTTGCTGCTTTTGCTTGGATTTGTAATCTGAGCATGCATGGTGCAATGGGAGACATGACTTTGTTGAGGTATGCACGTAAATCTAGCTATGGATACTTCTCAGCTCTTGGGATGTTTATTGGACATTACATTGCATGGGTTTGTGCAGGCATAATGGGTGCTGGTGCTGCCATACTTCTTGGAACAAGCATCTCACAACTTGATGCTGGTGGGGTGGCATTTCAATCTCTAGGTTTTGCAGGAATTATTGCAGTAGTTATAGCTGGGTGGACTACTTCTAATCCAACTATATATAGAGCTGGTCTTGCATTTCAGTCACTATTTCCAAAGTTAAGTAGAGAAAAAGCCACAACTATAGTGGGTGTGATCACAACTATCATTGCTTGCTTTCCATTTGTATTTACAAAATTGATAGATTTTGTAGGATTTATGGGAATTTTATTAGCACCAGTCGGAGCTGTAATTGTGGCCGAACATTGGCTTTTCTCTAATTTGGGTCTAACTCGTTATTGGTCAAAATATAAAGGCAACTCTACAAATTATGCGGCATTATTTACATGGATTGCGTCTATGATTCTTGCTTTATATTTAGAGGGAGCAGGTATCATTCATTTATTCTTTTTATTAATACCAATATGGATTTTCGCAACATTTTTGTACATATTTTTGGCGAGTAAACTTGGAGCTAAAGAAAAATATGAGGAGGCATTAAAGTTCGAAAAAATCGAGCTCAATCGCAAACATGAAGAGTCAAAATATTTAAAAGAAAATGATGTTTCTAATTTTACACAGGATCAATTTAAGCCAGCAAATTTATCGTCACGAGTTTGTGAAATTGTTTCATATTTGGCTTTAGGTATTTGTGCTTTACTAGCTTTTTTTGCATACAACGGCGGAGATATTGGTCAATTTAAATCAATGTTATTTATGGTTACGATTATTTATTTTATTTCTGCAGTAATTTGGGCAAGAATAAATAGAACTACATCATAA